Genomic segment of Zootoca vivipara chromosome 4, rZooViv1.1, whole genome shotgun sequence:
CATTGGGTGTGGTGCTGTTGCTCGAAGCCAGGTGCATGACATCTTGGTGGAGGCAATAGGAATGGGTGAGGTTGGTGGAGCCGCAGAAGTGCAGGCGGCTGATCAGAAAGggcagaggaaggaagaaggcGACCCCTCTCACCACGGCCACCAATCCCACTTTCGCCGTCACTGCGTTGGTGAGGATGGAGGAATGCTGCAGGGGGTGGCAGATGGCCACGTAACGATCCACTGCCATGGCCAGAAGGATGGTGGACTCCACTCCGGACAGAGAGTGGatgaagaacatctggaggaggcAGGTCCTGTAGCCAATTTCCTTGGAATCAAACCAGAAGAGGGACAGGAGTTTGGGCATGGTGCAGGTGGAGAGGGCCAGGTCCACGGCTGCCAGCATGcagaggaagaagtacatgggcgtGTGGAGGGCTGGCTCCGCCTTCACGACAAGCACCACCGTGCAGTTGCCCACCACTGCCACAAGGTACATGGCGCAGAGGGGGAAGGCCAGCCAGAAGTGGGCACCTTCCAGGCCAGGTAAGCCCATCAAGATGAACGAGAACGAGTCACTATGAGTTCTGTTAGTGACGGACAATGACATGTCCAGTGTGATGGCCTTGTGTTGTTCTACACAGctgaaagggaaggagagagaaggcgTCAGGTGGGTTTGAGCCCATGAAAACATAATGACAGCTCCCCATTCCTATGTGGCCAAGCAGAGCAAGTCAACTCCAAGGGGTCATAGGATGAACATTAGCTAGGAGGGGttgaaggaaccatgagggtaaTGTCCAGGCCTGCCAGTTGACTTATTTCTAATCCAGTTTTAAACCAGGCAGAAAAATCGCAAAGCAGAgcacaattaaaaatgaacaGCTCGTGTTCTTCAAACCAAATTTCATGAGGAACTCTTAAGGGTTATGTTAAGGGTTATGTTAAGACTGAGAGGTCacacgatagccatcttcaactatctgaagggctgtcccatggaagagggagcaagcctcttttctggtgctccagaagttacaagaaaggagattccaactaaatctCAGGAGGAACAACCTTTGGACATTGGAACAGGcttccatgagaggtggtggactctccttgcttggaggttctgaagcagaggttgggtggccatcggtTGGGGAGCTGCTTCTCCAGCTGCACTGTCTCCCGGTGGAATACAGGGTCAGGttgaaggtgctggttttgacctttaaagcccttcactTTCCCACCTTCCACTCCCAAAAAATTAATGATTGTTTTACAGGTTATTTtattccacaggcgtacacgcacgcaggcacttgctgttgaagggccggaaaggagtttccctgcattggcaggtttcgcctttcccgtagcaattcgtcgcAACTTTGGCGGATGTAGgtcttgggcagaatcctttagtcatctacataaatggggggggcGTGGAGTGGTGACCCCCCAtccccattgcggcggcgataacagggttcctgtaaatggggctaagggggaggcattgaccatacgcaata
This window contains:
- the LOC118085032 gene encoding olfactory receptor 51E2-like → MSLSVTNRTHSDSFSFILMGLPGLEGAHFWLAFPLCAMYLVAVVGNCTVVLVVKAEPALHTPMYFFLCMLAAVDLALSTCTMPKLLSLFWFDSKEIGYRTCLLQMFFIHSLSGVESTILLAMAVDRYVAICHPLQHSSILTNAVTAKVGLVAVVRGVAFFLPLPFLISRLHFCGSTNLTHSYCLHQDVMHLASSNSTTPNVVYGLAAILLVMGLDSLLIFVSYVMIIKTVLQLKSKEERLRASGTCVAHVCVVLSFYVPLIGLSVVHRFGRDLPVLIQVTMGNVYLLVPPVLNPIVYGARTKEIRKRALRIMRIGREGGSH